In Phormidium yuhuli AB48, one genomic interval encodes:
- a CDS encoding GH116 family glycosyl hydrolase, whose protein sequence is MPIHYPTHPPIPPHTWQRPFGQGWENPYRVRYASNLDDGPNHGMPLGGFGAGAIGRSPQGTFNLWHLDGGEHIFKPLPSCQFSVYEEIEGGPRQAYALSTLPPQDGTLESWNWYPATTEAGESTGTYHALYPRSWSVYEGVFNCYLTCEQFSPIIPDNYQETSYPLAIFEWTAHNPTDKPITLSILLTWENIAGWFTNTLKSPEVRVRDDGSPVYDYQSRWGNSEGNVNRWLEDFSRLGCLLNSGAMGQEANAEGEGQIALATVTNPAVKVFYHSRWNPAGDGSELWRTFAEDGSLENWEDETPAGAGERIGGAIAVRFTVRPGKTRKIPFILAWDFPITEFAAGITAYRRYTDFFGRNGQNGWSMIRTALKHSDMWKEAIVDWQTPILEDASLPGWFKMALFNELYDLSSGGSLWTAANQEEPKGHFGVLESFDYRWYESLDVRLYGSFALLKLWPLLEKSVIRSFARAISTGDTTPRVIGYNGAAAIRKAVGATPHDLGAANEHPWVQTNYTSYQDCNLWKDLPCDFVLQVYRDFLLTGADDIEFLQDCWPGLVQAIAYLKTFDKDGDQIPENSGAPDQTFDDWRLQGISAYCGGLWLAALEAAIAIGERLETARQPWNTSNSHQNIPEPAQVLPQYRIWLQEAKPLYHNRLWNGRYYRLDSESGSEVVMADQLCGQFYVQLLGLEDIVPRNCADLALKTVYESCFVQFNQGLETPIGAANGVMLDGSPEDPQATHPLEVWTGINFGIGAFLILMGLKTEALTMTEAVVRQIYEGGLQFRTPEAITAARTFRAGHYLRAMAIWAMYEVWCQDDSLRGS, encoded by the coding sequence ATGCCAATTCACTACCCCACCCATCCCCCCATTCCTCCCCATACCTGGCAACGCCCTTTCGGACAGGGATGGGAGAATCCCTATCGCGTCCGTTATGCCAGTAATCTGGATGATGGCCCGAATCACGGAATGCCCCTGGGAGGGTTTGGGGCCGGGGCGATTGGGCGATCGCCCCAGGGAACGTTTAATCTCTGGCATCTTGACGGGGGAGAACATATCTTCAAACCCCTCCCCAGTTGTCAATTCTCGGTTTATGAGGAAATCGAGGGGGGCCCCCGTCAGGCCTATGCGCTCTCCACGCTTCCCCCCCAGGATGGAACCTTAGAGAGTTGGAATTGGTATCCGGCTACCACGGAGGCGGGAGAGTCCACGGGAACCTATCATGCCCTCTATCCCCGCAGTTGGTCGGTGTATGAGGGGGTGTTTAACTGTTATCTAACCTGTGAGCAGTTCTCGCCGATTATTCCCGATAATTATCAGGAAACCAGTTATCCTCTGGCGATTTTTGAATGGACGGCTCATAATCCCACCGATAAGCCGATTACGTTAAGCATCTTGTTAACGTGGGAAAATATCGCCGGCTGGTTCACCAATACGCTGAAATCCCCCGAGGTGCGTGTCCGGGATGATGGTAGCCCAGTTTATGATTATCAGTCCCGCTGGGGCAACTCTGAGGGCAATGTCAATCGTTGGTTGGAGGATTTTTCCCGTTTGGGCTGTTTGCTCAATTCTGGGGCGATGGGCCAGGAGGCTAATGCTGAAGGAGAGGGGCAAATTGCCTTGGCTACAGTGACGAATCCGGCGGTGAAGGTGTTTTATCATTCCCGCTGGAATCCGGCGGGAGATGGTTCGGAACTGTGGCGAACCTTTGCTGAGGATGGGAGTTTGGAGAATTGGGAGGATGAAACTCCAGCCGGGGCGGGTGAACGGATTGGGGGGGCGATCGCCGTCCGCTTTACGGTGCGTCCCGGTAAAACCCGCAAGATTCCTTTTATTTTGGCCTGGGATTTCCCGATTACAGAGTTTGCGGCGGGGATTACGGCCTATCGTCGTTATACTGACTTTTTTGGTCGCAATGGTCAAAATGGTTGGTCGATGATTCGCACGGCTTTGAAGCATTCGGATATGTGGAAAGAGGCGATTGTGGATTGGCAAACGCCAATTTTAGAGGATGCGTCTCTACCGGGTTGGTTCAAAATGGCCCTGTTTAATGAACTCTATGACCTCAGTAGTGGGGGGAGTTTATGGACGGCGGCCAATCAGGAAGAACCGAAGGGACATTTTGGGGTTTTGGAGAGTTTTGATTATCGCTGGTATGAAAGTTTAGATGTCCGGTTGTATGGGTCTTTTGCTCTATTAAAACTCTGGCCCCTGTTGGAAAAATCGGTGATTCGCTCTTTTGCTCGGGCGATTTCGACGGGGGATACAACCCCGCGAGTGATTGGCTATAACGGGGCAGCCGCCATTCGTAAAGCGGTGGGGGCAACGCCTCATGATTTGGGGGCGGCGAATGAACATCCTTGGGTGCAAACGAATTACACCAGCTATCAAGATTGTAATCTTTGGAAGGATTTACCCTGTGATTTTGTGTTGCAGGTGTATCGAGATTTTCTGTTAACCGGAGCGGATGATATTGAGTTTTTACAGGACTGTTGGCCGGGGCTGGTGCAGGCGATCGCCTATCTGAAAACCTTTGATAAGGATGGGGACCAGATTCCTGAAAATAGTGGCGCACCGGATCAGACGTTTGATGATTGGCGGTTGCAGGGAATTAGTGCCTATTGTGGGGGGTTATGGTTGGCGGCCTTGGAGGCGGCGATCGCCATTGGGGAACGGCTCGAAACGGCCAGACAACCCTGGAACACGAGCAATTCTCATCAGAATATCCCGGAACCGGCCCAGGTGTTACCGCAATATCGCATCTGGCTTCAGGAGGCGAAACCGCTTTATCACAATCGCCTCTGGAATGGCCGCTATTATCGCCTCGATAGTGAGAGTGGTTCGGAGGTGGTGATGGCGGATCAACTCTGTGGCCAGTTTTATGTGCAATTGTTGGGATTAGAGGATATTGTGCCGCGCAATTGTGCGGACTTGGCTCTAAAAACGGTCTATGAGAGTTGTTTTGTTCAGTTTAATCAAGGCTTAGAGACGCCGATTGGCGCCGCCAATGGGGTGATGTTGGATGGTTCCCCGGAAGATCCTCAGGCGACGCATCCGTTGGAGGTGTGGACGGGGATTAACTTCGGGATTGGGGCCTTTTTAATCCTTATGGGATTGAAGACGGAGGCGCTGACGATGACGGAGGCGGTGGTGCGACAAATTTATGAGGGAGGACTTCAGTTTCGCACCCCTGAGGCGATTACGGCGGCCCGAACCTTCCGCGCGGGACATTATCTCCGGGCTATGGCGATTTGGGCTATGTATGAGGTTTGGTGTCAAGATGACTCGTTGAGGGGAAGCTAG